Proteins from a single region of Bacteroidota bacterium:
- a CDS encoding metallophosphoesterase family protein, whose amino-acid sequence MKILLLSDTHGYIDDRILHYVSTVDEVWHAGDVGDVEVTDAIAKLKPLQAVYGNIDGQKIRQQFPLDNRFNCAGADVWITHIGGYPGRYEKRVREILNINPPNIFVCGHSHILKVMHDKKYNMLTLNPGAAGRNGFHQMRTMLQFEINNGKPENLSVIELGKRGSEN is encoded by the coding sequence ATGAAAATTCTACTGCTTTCAGATACACATGGTTATATTGATGATCGCATTCTGCATTATGTTTCTACAGTAGATGAAGTATGGCATGCAGGTGATGTTGGCGATGTAGAAGTTACTGATGCCATTGCAAAATTAAAACCACTGCAAGCGGTATATGGAAATATTGACGGACAAAAAATTCGTCAGCAATTTCCATTGGATAACAGATTTAATTGTGCAGGTGCAGATGTTTGGATAACACATATTGGAGGTTATCCCGGGCGCTATGAAAAAAGGGTGAGAGAAATATTAAACATAAATCCGCCAAATATTTTTGTATGCGGACATTCGCATATTTTAAAAGTGATGCATGATAAAAAATACAATATGCTCACCTTAAATCCCGGAGCTGCCGGTCGCAATGGATTTCATCAAATGCGCACTATGCTTCAATTTGAAATTAATAATGGCAAACCGGAAAATTTAAGTGTGATTGAATTGGGGAAGAGAGGAAGTGAGAATTAG
- a CDS encoding Hsp20/alpha crystallin family protein yields MTLLKVNRRPNGIPTVFDMFDEVMNRNFSNNWMATKGEFIPSVNIKETEKAFMLEFAVPGFNKNDFDVQIENDYITISGKKEESKEENTDEYTRKEFSFGSFKRTFSLPENINTDNVEAIYENGVLHVGLPKKEVEAAAAAKKIEIK; encoded by the coding sequence ATGACACTGTTAAAAGTAAATCGCAGACCGAATGGTATTCCAACTGTATTCGACATGTTTGATGAAGTAATGAATCGCAATTTCTCGAATAATTGGATGGCAACAAAAGGAGAATTTATTCCTTCTGTAAACATTAAAGAAACTGAAAAAGCATTTATGCTGGAGTTTGCTGTACCCGGATTTAATAAAAATGATTTTGATGTTCAAATTGAAAATGATTACATCACTATATCCGGTAAAAAAGAAGAAAGCAAAGAAGAAAATACTGATGAGTACACAAGAAAAGAATTTTCTTTCGGAAGTTTTAAACGGACATTCTCGCTTCCTGAAAACATTAATACAGATAATGTGGAAGCCATTTATGAAAACGGCGTATTACATGTAGGTCTTCCTAAAAAAGAAGTGGAAGCCGCAGCCGCTGCAAAAAAAATTGAGATTAAATAA
- a CDS encoding Smr/MutS family protein, which produces MHLFPTDILHTLEFDKVLQSIAAYCETTHGLERVNNIKPQSKHEEIVKLLSQANEMKQMLMFEDKLPEERTFDTRTIIPLLQIEKYVLSEIQVHQLRRNAIQSGNLIKFLHNNIEKYPVLNTMVQQIVYDKKIGQTISIVLDDEGVMRPNASPELVKIHKQISNARRELEKEFQKALIQLRKSGMLSDVEESMRNNRRVIGLQSEYKRQVKGIIHDESDTGKTSFIEPQEVVIIQNELFELEREEKRERYRIMEALTAEIAIYKDHFASYQWLLSVIDMKKAIAKYAIQIGGVQPFIDKKQVIQLYNAYHPVLYLLNKKQHKPTIPLQVELNADNRILVISGPNAGGKSVSLKTIGLLQLMAQSGLLIPCADQSSIGVFKKIFCDAGDTQSIEDELSTYSSRLMKMQKFIFHGDKETLILIDEFGTGTDPNAGGAIAESVLDKLNQQQVFGVITTHYANLKVYASNHPGVINGSMLYDEEHLKPTYILESGKPGSSFAFEIAQKSKLPEDVIAKARSLVSEEHIKFEELLKNVRIEKEHLRLREKEFKQHEQQLKQREAELKFELQKAKEKQQQFQIKKLEKADDSIQKMETEFKELLAAFKAAEPAHKQETQQKLKAFINQNKNTNLRNRKSQVRLVEKEIPAGTLQAGMYVKLAGGDEMGLVESVIKDKAIVVFNNMKSTIAISELSLAENPTEENKKPSTTKLLLDKEEEAAPEIDLRGMPKEEAMMELEKFLDSAMMRNVNHVRIIHGKGTGVLRQAVQYILKQHIGVIKHNFESQNMGGDGVTVAIF; this is translated from the coding sequence GTGCATTTATTTCCAACCGATATTTTACATACTCTCGAATTCGATAAAGTACTTCAATCCATTGCAGCCTATTGCGAAACTACACATGGTTTAGAAAGAGTAAATAATATTAAACCGCAAAGCAAACATGAAGAAATAGTAAAGTTATTATCTCAGGCAAATGAGATGAAACAGATGCTCATGTTTGAAGACAAACTTCCAGAGGAACGCACGTTTGATACAAGAACAATTATTCCGCTTTTGCAAATTGAAAAATATGTGTTGAGCGAAATACAAGTGCATCAACTCAGAAGAAATGCAATTCAATCCGGAAACCTGATAAAATTTCTGCACAACAACATAGAAAAATATCCGGTGCTGAATACAATGGTTCAGCAAATTGTATATGATAAAAAAATTGGTCAGACAATTAGTATTGTGCTTGATGATGAAGGTGTAATGCGTCCGAATGCAAGTCCGGAGTTGGTAAAAATTCATAAACAAATTTCCAACGCAAGAAGAGAATTAGAAAAAGAATTTCAGAAGGCATTGATTCAATTGCGCAAGAGTGGAATGCTGAGTGATGTGGAAGAAAGTATGCGCAACAATCGCAGAGTTATTGGTTTGCAAAGTGAATATAAGCGACAAGTAAAAGGAATTATTCATGATGAAAGTGATACCGGCAAAACATCATTTATAGAACCTCAGGAAGTAGTGATAATTCAAAATGAATTATTTGAATTAGAGCGTGAAGAAAAACGGGAACGCTATCGAATCATGGAAGCACTTACTGCGGAGATTGCAATTTATAAAGATCATTTTGCATCGTATCAATGGTTGCTGTCGGTTATAGATATGAAAAAAGCAATTGCAAAATATGCAATTCAAATTGGTGGAGTACAACCATTCATTGATAAAAAACAAGTGATTCAATTATACAATGCATATCATCCGGTATTGTATTTATTAAATAAAAAACAACACAAGCCAACAATTCCATTACAAGTAGAATTAAATGCAGACAATCGCATACTTGTAATCAGTGGACCAAATGCAGGAGGAAAATCTGTGAGTTTAAAAACTATTGGTTTATTGCAATTGATGGCACAAAGCGGCTTATTAATTCCATGCGCAGATCAAAGTAGCATCGGCGTATTTAAAAAGATATTTTGCGATGCCGGTGATACACAAAGCATAGAAGATGAACTTTCCACTTACAGCAGCCGCTTGATGAAAATGCAAAAATTTATTTTTCATGGCGATAAAGAAACTCTGATACTAATAGATGAATTCGGAACGGGTACTGATCCAAATGCAGGAGGCGCAATTGCAGAATCTGTTTTGGATAAATTAAATCAGCAACAAGTGTTTGGTGTGATAACAACACACTACGCAAATTTAAAAGTGTATGCATCCAATCATCCGGGTGTAATTAATGGAAGCATGTTGTATGATGAAGAACATTTAAAACCTACTTACATTTTAGAAAGCGGTAAACCGGGAAGTTCATTTGCATTTGAAATTGCACAGAAATCAAAATTACCGGAAGATGTAATTGCAAAAGCCAGAAGTTTAGTAAGTGAAGAGCATATAAAGTTTGAAGAACTGCTAAAAAATGTCCGCATTGAAAAAGAACATTTGCGATTGCGTGAAAAAGAATTTAAACAACACGAGCAGCAACTCAAACAGAGAGAAGCAGAATTAAAATTTGAATTGCAAAAGGCCAAAGAAAAACAACAGCAATTTCAAATAAAGAAATTGGAGAAAGCAGATGATTCCATTCAAAAAATGGAAACTGAGTTTAAAGAATTGCTCGCAGCATTTAAGGCTGCGGAACCTGCACATAAACAAGAGACACAACAAAAACTAAAAGCATTTATCAATCAAAATAAAAATACCAATCTGCGCAATCGTAAATCACAAGTACGTTTGGTTGAAAAAGAAATTCCCGCAGGTACATTACAAGCAGGTATGTATGTAAAACTTGCAGGTGGTGATGAAATGGGATTAGTTGAATCTGTTATAAAAGATAAAGCGATAGTTGTATTTAATAATATGAAAAGTACTATTGCGATTTCAGAATTATCACTCGCAGAAAATCCTACGGAAGAAAATAAAAAACCATCCACCACAAAATTGCTTTTGGATAAAGAAGAAGAGGCAGCACCGGAAATTGATTTAAGAGGAATGCCGAAAGAAGAAGCAATGATGGAGTTAGAAAAGTTTTTAGATTCTGCAATGATGCGCAATGTAAATCACGTGCGCATTATTCACGGCAAAGGAACGGGTGTGTTGCGTCAGGCAGTGCAATATATTTTAAAACAACATATCGGTGTGATAAAACACAATTTTGAATCACAGAATATGGGTGGCGATGGTGTAACTGTCGCCATATTTTAG
- a CDS encoding Rieske 2Fe-2S domain-containing protein produces the protein MIDKDIRIASTPPGRFYLDSGNYKLAIEKIFARCWHLIDHQSQFNTNNMLYPVWMLPGSLNEPLIVAKQKGDFNLLSNVCTHRGNILLDIPVKAGTIRCKYHGRCFSTAGEFISMPEFEEAENFPTRMDNLSKIPFAQWGGFLFASVFPAMDFSEVINDIEKRLGWFPFDKLIFSAEHSQTYSIKANWALYCDNYLEGFHIPFVHKTLNKVIDYGNYETHLFKYCNLQLGIAKEGELVFDLPADSIDFGKQVAAYYYWVFPNLMLNFYPWGLSVNIVQPNGVGETTVIFKTYISDVSKFNQGAGSDLNKVELEDEEVVESVHRGLQSRFYFRGRYSPKMEKGVHHFHLLMQEFMQE, from the coding sequence ATGATAGACAAAGATATTCGCATAGCATCCACTCCTCCCGGACGTTTTTATTTGGATAGCGGTAATTACAAACTTGCCATAGAAAAAATATTTGCACGATGCTGGCATCTAATAGATCATCAATCACAATTCAATACAAATAATATGTTGTATCCTGTTTGGATGTTGCCAGGCAGTTTAAACGAACCATTAATTGTGGCAAAACAAAAAGGTGATTTTAATTTACTGTCAAATGTATGTACGCATCGGGGAAATATTTTATTAGATATTCCTGTGAAAGCAGGAACAATACGGTGTAAATATCATGGCAGATGTTTTTCTACAGCAGGTGAATTTATTTCAATGCCTGAATTTGAAGAGGCAGAAAATTTTCCAACCCGTATGGATAATCTTTCTAAAATTCCATTTGCGCAATGGGGTGGATTTTTGTTTGCATCTGTTTTTCCTGCAATGGATTTTTCTGAAGTGATTAATGATATTGAAAAACGGTTGGGTTGGTTTCCATTTGATAAATTAATATTTAGTGCAGAACATTCTCAAACCTATTCCATTAAAGCAAACTGGGCTTTGTATTGCGATAATTATCTGGAGGGGTTTCATATTCCCTTCGTGCATAAAACATTAAATAAAGTAATTGATTATGGTAATTATGAAACGCATCTTTTTAAATATTGTAATTTGCAATTGGGTATTGCAAAGGAAGGTGAATTAGTGTTTGATTTACCTGCGGATTCTATTGATTTTGGAAAGCAAGTGGCAGCATATTACTATTGGGTCTTTCCAAATTTGATGTTGAATTTTTATCCTTGGGGTTTAAGTGTAAATATTGTTCAGCCTAATGGAGTGGGGGAGACAACCGTAATTTTTAAAACTTATATTTCTGATGTTTCAAAATTTAACCAAGGTGCCGGCAGTGATTTAAACAAGGTGGAATTAGAAGATGAAGAAGTGGTGGAAAGTGTGCATCGTGGTTTGCAATCCCGTTTTTATTTTCGTGGAAGATATAGCCCTAAAATGGAAAAAGGAGTACATCATTTTCATTTGCTGATGCAGGAATTTATGCAAGAGTAA